From the Ruminiclostridium josui JCM 17888 genome, one window contains:
- the glmS gene encoding glutamine--fructose-6-phosphate transaminase (isomerizing), producing the protein MCGIVGYIGNRKAVPVLINGLSKLEYRGYDSAGVSVNEGGVLKVIKCKGRLACLEEKLESEKLIGCMGIGHTRWATHGEPNDVNSHPHISQSGEIVVVHNGIIENYMQIKEFLKGQGYVFKSETDTEVIAHLVEYYYDGDLVDAVMKVIDEIEGSYALGVICKDDEDMFVCARKDSPLIIGLGEGENFIASDIPAILEYTRNIYILEDKEVAILTKDSVQVFNSLGAPVDKEVFKVNWDVEAAEKGGYEHFMMKEMYEEPKVIKDTINPRIKDGELVLDNVTITEDDINKLEKIYIVACGTAYHAGVIGKYIIEKLCRIPVEVDVASEFRYRDPLISDKNMTIIISQSGETLDTLFALRESKKRGARILSIVNVVGSSIARDSDDVLYTWAGPEIAVASTKAYNTQLTALYMVALELGLKKGTITKEEADTILNQLKEIPEDIEKILENKEDIQKFAHQHYNAKSIFFIGRGLDYALSLEGSLKLKEISYIHSEAYAGGELKHGTIALIEKGTLVVCPMTQDTLFDKMVSNIREVKARGAVVLAITQEKHAEELRKTADTVITIPDVDSLIAPISAVTPLQLFAYYMAIEKGCDVDKPRNLAKSVTVE; encoded by the coding sequence ATGTGCGGAATAGTTGGATATATTGGAAATAGAAAAGCAGTACCTGTTCTTATAAATGGATTGTCAAAGCTTGAATACAGAGGATATGATTCAGCAGGCGTCTCTGTTAATGAGGGCGGAGTTTTAAAGGTTATCAAGTGCAAGGGAAGACTTGCATGTTTGGAGGAAAAGCTTGAATCTGAGAAGTTAATCGGTTGCATGGGAATTGGTCATACCAGATGGGCTACTCACGGAGAGCCTAACGATGTTAATTCACATCCTCACATAAGCCAGTCAGGTGAAATAGTTGTTGTCCATAACGGAATTATTGAAAACTATATGCAAATTAAAGAGTTTTTAAAAGGTCAGGGGTATGTTTTTAAATCTGAGACTGATACTGAAGTTATTGCGCACCTGGTGGAATATTACTATGATGGAGACCTTGTAGATGCTGTAATGAAGGTAATTGATGAAATTGAAGGGTCCTACGCGCTGGGAGTTATTTGCAAGGATGATGAGGATATGTTTGTATGTGCAAGAAAAGACAGTCCTTTGATTATCGGACTTGGAGAAGGTGAAAACTTCATTGCTTCGGATATTCCTGCAATTCTTGAATATACAAGAAATATTTATATTCTTGAAGATAAGGAAGTTGCTATTCTCACAAAAGACAGCGTGCAGGTATTCAATAGCCTTGGTGCTCCTGTTGATAAAGAGGTTTTTAAGGTGAATTGGGATGTGGAAGCTGCTGAAAAGGGCGGCTATGAGCATTTTATGATGAAGGAAATGTATGAAGAACCAAAGGTTATAAAGGATACTATAAATCCTCGAATAAAGGACGGAGAACTGGTTCTTGATAATGTTACAATTACTGAGGATGATATAAATAAACTGGAAAAAATATATATAGTTGCCTGTGGAACAGCATATCATGCAGGTGTTATAGGAAAATACATTATAGAGAAGCTTTGCAGAATACCGGTAGAGGTAGATGTTGCATCTGAATTCCGTTACCGTGATCCACTTATTTCTGATAAGAATATGACAATAATAATAAGCCAGTCGGGAGAAACTCTGGATACCTTGTTTGCACTCCGTGAGTCAAAGAAAAGGGGAGCAAGAATTCTTTCTATAGTTAATGTTGTAGGCAGCTCTATTGCTCGTGATTCAGATGATGTTCTATACACATGGGCAGGGCCGGAAATTGCTGTAGCATCAACAAAAGCGTACAATACACAGTTGACTGCTCTTTATATGGTGGCTCTTGAGCTTGGACTTAAAAAGGGTACAATTACAAAAGAGGAAGCTGACACTATTCTAAATCAGCTAAAGGAAATTCCTGAGGATATTGAAAAGATTCTTGAGAATAAGGAAGATATACAGAAATTTGCTCATCAGCATTACAATGCCAAGAGTATATTCTTTATTGGAAGAGGCCTTGACTATGCTCTCTCATTGGAAGGCTCCTTAAAGCTGAAAGAAATCTCATACATTCACTCAGAGGCATACGCAGGTGGTGAATTGAAGCATGGAACTATTGCACTTATTGAAAAGGGAACTCTTGTTGTTTGCCCAATGACTCAGGATACCCTGTTTGATAAAATGGTAAGCAATATCCGTGAAGTTAAGGCCAGAGGTGCCGTGGTTCTTGCTATTACACAGGAAAAGCATGCAGAAGAACTTCGAAAGACAGCAGATACTGTAATAACAATACCAGACGTGGACTCACTAATTGCTCCGATTTCAGCAGTTACTCCGCTTCAGTTATTTGCCTACTATATGGCTATAGAAAAGGGCTGTGATGTAGATAAGCCAAGGAATCTTGCCAAGAGTGTAACGGTGGAGTAA
- a CDS encoding CdaR family protein, with protein MKEFLKKDLTLKIFSIIFAIFLWFAINPVQTEHYTVPLNVINEESLKSQGLVLNSRNFNKYVVVDVRDKGDVLDNIKDTDFEVTLDLSKVKSVNDKVIALEPPVYLGRERINPKNIELKPKTITLDLARIEENPFIVQIETTGKLSAGYEIISKTAQPTTVSIQDIDTVVASVGSVKAFVDVTGLDRNLEIRKECKVYDKKGVEMRGLGKKLSVDIKIEVGKRVPVIPITQGTPADNYLEGEYSVKPNSILVTGDTDIMEKVNEVKTVPINIEKADKTLNTQVLLQIPDGLKLVSSSREVSVEVKIIPLDIRTYKFEPRDITLEGTVNDNTLAYEIVEPVSVVLKGKMEDMSNVTLNRLFAKVDVSGLKEGEHRIPLQVKLPANITQSGEAKVHVKITKVTAEENQNVQQDTR; from the coding sequence GTGAAAGAATTCCTGAAGAAAGATCTAACATTAAAAATATTTTCAATAATATTTGCTATATTTCTGTGGTTTGCAATTAATCCTGTACAGACAGAACATTATACTGTTCCATTAAATGTTATTAATGAGGAGAGTCTTAAATCACAAGGACTTGTTTTGAACAGCAGAAACTTTAACAAATACGTTGTTGTTGATGTAAGGGACAAGGGAGATGTTCTTGATAATATAAAGGACACTGATTTTGAAGTAACTCTTGATTTGTCAAAAGTTAAAAGTGTAAATGACAAGGTTATTGCTTTGGAACCGCCTGTTTATCTGGGCAGGGAAAGAATTAATCCAAAGAATATAGAGCTTAAGCCAAAAACAATTACACTTGATTTGGCACGTATAGAAGAGAATCCATTTATAGTTCAGATTGAAACCACTGGTAAACTTTCCGCAGGATATGAGATAATCTCTAAGACTGCACAACCGACTACAGTATCAATACAGGACATTGACACTGTAGTAGCTTCAGTTGGCTCCGTAAAGGCTTTTGTTGACGTAACTGGTCTTGACAGAAATCTGGAAATCAGGAAGGAATGTAAGGTATACGACAAAAAAGGCGTGGAGATGCGGGGACTTGGGAAAAAATTAAGCGTTGACATAAAGATAGAAGTAGGTAAAAGAGTACCGGTTATTCCAATTACACAGGGTACTCCAGCGGACAATTATCTTGAAGGTGAATATTCTGTAAAGCCTAACAGCATACTAGTTACAGGCGATACTGATATCATGGAGAAAGTAAACGAGGTTAAAACTGTTCCAATAAATATTGAAAAAGCAGATAAAACTTTAAATACGCAGGTTTTACTGCAGATACCAGATGGGCTCAAACTTGTGAGTTCTTCTCGTGAAGTAAGTGTTGAAGTAAAGATTATTCCCTTGGATATAAGGACCTATAAATTTGAACCCAGAGATATAACTCTGGAAGGTACTGTAAATGACAACACACTTGCTTATGAGATTGTAGAGCCTGTATCGGTAGTTTTAAAAGGGAAAATGGAAGACATGTCTAATGTAACGTTGAATAGGCTGTTTGCTAAAGTAGATGTAAGCGGACTAAAGGAAGGAGAACATCGTATTCCGTTACAGGTAAAATTGCCTGCAAATATTACTCAGTCAGGTGAAGCCAAAGTACATGTCAAAATAACAAAAGTGACTGCCGAGGAAAATCAGAATGTGCAGCAGGACACAAGGTGA
- a CDS encoding NAD(P)/FAD-dependent oxidoreductase gives MKILISNLVTTLDGGQKELEHQVLRKLKINNSLVKNIKIVKQSIDARKKPGIRFVYSVSCELNDNVKIPVDNDIRILEELQEEKLFPGNKPMLGRPLVVGTGPAGLFSALVLAQNGYRPIVIERGGDVSERTQKVTAYWNGGNLDTETNVQFGEGGAGTFSDGKLTTRINDIRCEKVLREFHRLGAPDEIMYKAKPHIGTDILKNIVVQMRKEIERLGGTVLFNTKMVDVKTLNGEICGVSTNTNSFIDTNAVVLAIGHSARDTFEMLYRRGITFVQKPFSIGVRIEHPQELINRAQYGEAAGHPALGPADYQLFCKFQERTAYSFCMCPGGVVVASASETDTIVTNGMSEFKRDKDNANSALVVSVGPGDFGSQHPLAGIEFQRKWERLAFETGGSNNSAPVQRLEDFLEGRTGGIGSVKPSYTGETRCANINDCLPNYVTDSMKQSISYFDRRLKGFGMKDALLTGVETRTSSPVRIPRNDKLECIDLQGLYPAGEGAGYAGGIVSAAVDGIRIAEQIIKTYSIPK, from the coding sequence ATGAAAATTCTAATTTCAAATTTGGTAACAACACTTGATGGAGGACAAAAGGAACTTGAACATCAGGTGCTTCGAAAGCTAAAAATTAACAACAGTTTAGTTAAAAATATAAAAATTGTTAAACAGTCAATAGATGCCAGGAAAAAACCTGGCATACGTTTTGTCTACTCAGTTTCATGTGAGCTTAATGATAATGTGAAAATTCCGGTCGATAATGATATTCGAATTCTTGAGGAATTACAGGAGGAAAAATTATTTCCCGGAAATAAACCAATGTTAGGAAGACCTCTTGTGGTAGGAACCGGTCCTGCCGGCCTTTTCAGTGCATTAGTCCTTGCCCAAAACGGTTACAGGCCTATTGTAATTGAAAGAGGGGGAGATGTAAGTGAGCGTACCCAAAAGGTCACTGCTTATTGGAATGGCGGAAACCTTGATACCGAAACCAATGTACAGTTCGGTGAAGGAGGGGCAGGTACTTTCTCTGATGGAAAGCTTACAACAAGAATAAATGATATTAGGTGCGAAAAGGTTCTTAGGGAATTTCATCGTTTGGGTGCACCTGATGAAATAATGTACAAAGCAAAACCCCATATTGGAACTGATATTCTAAAGAATATTGTAGTGCAAATGAGAAAGGAAATTGAACGTCTTGGGGGAACAGTTCTTTTTAACACTAAGATGGTAGATGTGAAGACTCTAAATGGAGAAATCTGTGGGGTCAGCACAAACACCAACTCATTTATAGACACAAATGCTGTAGTATTGGCCATAGGGCACAGTGCAAGGGATACCTTTGAAATGTTGTATAGAAGGGGTATTACTTTTGTACAGAAGCCATTTTCAATTGGGGTGAGAATAGAACATCCTCAAGAACTTATAAATAGGGCACAATATGGCGAGGCGGCAGGACATCCTGCATTAGGTCCCGCGGATTATCAGCTTTTCTGCAAATTTCAAGAGCGTACAGCATATTCCTTTTGCATGTGTCCCGGCGGAGTAGTTGTAGCCTCAGCTTCTGAAACAGACACTATAGTTACCAATGGTATGAGTGAATTCAAAAGGGATAAAGATAATGCTAACAGTGCCTTGGTTGTTTCCGTAGGGCCTGGAGATTTTGGAAGTCAACATCCTCTTGCGGGAATCGAGTTTCAAAGAAAATGGGAAAGGCTTGCTTTTGAAACAGGGGGAAGTAATAATAGTGCTCCCGTGCAAAGACTTGAAGATTTTCTGGAGGGAAGGACAGGAGGAATTGGCAGTGTAAAGCCAAGCTACACTGGTGAAACCCGCTGTGCCAATATCAATGATTGTCTTCCCAATTATGTGACGGATAGTATGAAACAGTCAATAAGCTATTTTGATAGGAGACTAAAAGGCTTTGGCATGAAAGATGCATTGCTTACAGGTGTTGAAACAAGAACATCATCCCCTGTGCGAATTCCAAGGAACGATAAGCTTGAATGTATTGATTTGCAGGGACTTTATCCTGCAGGAGAGGGAGCAGGTTACGCAGGGGGAATAGTAAGTGCTGCAGTAGATGGAATACGGATAGCAGAACAAATTATTAAAACTTATTCAATTCCGAAATAA
- a CDS encoding TnsA endonuclease N-terminal domain-containing protein, with product MSKYNLNWDENKLKKYISEGRGQGVGKDYKPWITIHDFPSDGFSSRQPGWKSNRVCHFLSNNELRYFYLLEWADDVTDIREQYPMNLEDTMRIADKLGIKHPQNNKNDVPVNDGDKM from the coding sequence ATGAGTAAGTATAACCTTAATTGGGATGAAAATAAATTAAAAAAATATATTAGCGAGGGACGGGGTCAAGGTGTAGGAAAAGACTACAAGCCATGGATTACTATACATGACTTCCCTTCTGACGGATTCAGCTCAAGGCAGCCTGGTTGGAAATCTAATCGGGTCTGCCATTTTTTGTCTAATAACGAGTTGAGATACTTCTATTTACTTGAATGGGCCGATGATGTAACAGATATACGAGAGCAATACCCCATGAATCTGGAGGATACCATGAGGATTGCGGACAAGCTTGGTATTAAGCATCCGCAGAATAATAAGAACGATGTTCCTGTCAATGACGGTGATAAAATGTAA
- the istB gene encoding IS21-like element helper ATPase IstB, producing the protein MSELAYERIKNNLETLGMRNTLTIIDNYLEQAIHEKRNIVDILDHIFTEEAKSKKSRAVENQIKMSGFPYKKTLDMFDFDFQPSINREQIMELATMRFVENKENVVFLGTPGVGKTHLAVALGMIAAEHRYSTYYINCHNLITQLNKAHYENRLQERLKNFAKYKVLIIDEIGYLPMDIQGANLFFQLIAKRYERNTTIFTSNKAFSAWNEVFSDITIKKALGY; encoded by the coding sequence TTGAGTGAACTAGCTTACGAAAGAATCAAGAACAACCTTGAAACATTAGGAATGAGAAATACACTTACGATTATTGATAATTACTTAGAGCAAGCCATTCATGAAAAGAGAAATATCGTCGATATCTTAGATCATATTTTCACAGAAGAAGCCAAGTCAAAGAAATCAAGAGCTGTGGAAAATCAAATTAAAATGTCAGGATTTCCATATAAAAAGACACTTGACATGTTTGACTTTGATTTTCAACCTAGCATTAACAGAGAGCAGATCATGGAACTTGCGACCATGCGCTTTGTGGAAAATAAAGAAAATGTTGTTTTTCTAGGTACTCCTGGTGTTGGCAAAACACATCTTGCTGTAGCACTTGGAATGATTGCTGCAGAGCATAGATATTCCACTTATTATATTAACTGCCATAACTTAATTACGCAGTTGAACAAAGCCCATTATGAAAATAGACTTCAGGAACGATTGAAGAACTTTGCCAAATACAAGGTACTAATCATTGATGAAATTGGATATCTTCCAATGGATATTCAAGGTGCAAACTTATTTTTTCAATTAATAGCCAAACGATATGAAAGAAATACAACCATATTTACTTCAAATAAAGCTTTTTCAGCATGGAATGAAGTATTCTCAGATATAACTATTAAAAAAGCTCTCGGGTATTAA
- a CDS encoding IS256 family transposase: MARRKNSMSEGKKNIIASLLQEYDIKTAEDIQEALKDLLGGTIQSMLEAEMDQHLGYEPYERSNNTNYRNGKKSKSIQSTYGKMEIDVPQDRECSFEPQIVKKRQKDISSIDQKIIAMYARGLTTRQISDQIEEIYGFEVSEGMVSDITNKLLPEIEEWQQRPLSSVYPIVFIDAVHFSVRDNNVIKKLAAYIILGINEEGQKEVLSIQIGQNESSKYWLSVLNELKNRGVKDILILCADGLSGIKESIAVAFPETEYQRCIVHQVRNTLKYVADKDKKEFANDLKTIYHAPTEETGYERMMQITDKWQDRYPNAMKSWSTNWDILSPIFKFSTDVRKVIYTTNAIESLNSTYRRLNRQRSVFPSDTALLKALYLATFEATKKWTMTLRNWGKVYGELSIMYEGRLLQ; the protein is encoded by the coding sequence ATGGCAAGAAGAAAGAATTCGATGAGCGAAGGAAAAAAGAACATTATTGCATCCCTACTTCAAGAGTATGACATCAAGACTGCAGAAGACATCCAGGAAGCACTTAAAGACTTGTTAGGGGGTACCATTCAGAGCATGTTGGAAGCCGAGATGGATCAGCATTTAGGCTATGAGCCATACGAACGTTCCAATAACACCAATTACAGGAACGGAAAAAAATCCAAATCAATACAAAGTACATATGGTAAGATGGAAATTGACGTTCCACAAGATCGAGAATGTTCCTTTGAGCCACAAATCGTGAAGAAGCGTCAAAAGGATATCTCAAGCATTGACCAAAAGATCATTGCTATGTATGCAAGAGGTTTGACAACTCGCCAGATCTCTGACCAGATCGAAGAAATCTACGGATTTGAAGTTAGTGAAGGCATGGTATCCGATATCACAAACAAACTGCTTCCAGAAATTGAGGAATGGCAACAACGTCCACTATCCAGCGTTTACCCAATTGTATTCATAGATGCTGTGCACTTTTCTGTTAGGGACAACAATGTCATCAAGAAGCTGGCTGCATACATCATTCTTGGAATCAATGAAGAAGGCCAAAAGGAAGTGTTAAGCATTCAGATAGGCCAAAATGAAAGCAGTAAATATTGGCTTAGTGTCCTAAATGAACTGAAGAACCGTGGAGTCAAGGATATTCTTATACTTTGTGCAGATGGCCTGAGTGGCATCAAGGAATCCATTGCTGTAGCTTTTCCGGAAACAGAGTATCAACGCTGCATAGTCCATCAGGTAAGAAACACACTAAAATATGTTGCAGACAAAGATAAGAAGGAGTTTGCTAATGACCTGAAGACAATCTACCATGCCCCTACAGAGGAGACCGGATATGAGCGTATGATGCAAATTACGGACAAGTGGCAGGACCGTTATCCTAACGCCATGAAGAGTTGGTCTACGAACTGGGATATCCTAAGCCCGATTTTCAAGTTTTCTACGGATGTTCGCAAGGTAATCTACACAACCAATGCTATAGAAAGCCTGAACAGCACATATCGTCGTCTGAATCGTCAAAGAAGCGTATTTCCAAGTGACACAGCCCTCTTAAAGGCCCTATATCTAGCAACCTTTGAGGCAACCAAGAAGTGGACTATGACTCTCCGTAACTGGGGTAAAGTCTACGGTGAGTTGTCCATCATGTATGAGGGCAGGCTTCTGCAATAA
- the cdaA gene encoding diadenylate cyclase CdaA, which yields MLDTVAVNFKSILDFLSVYVPFTQPLEILRSLVDVSIVSYLTYKLIQLVKETRAWQLVKGIVVILIVAMLSDWLKLRTLAYILNRTIELAGFALVVVFQPELRRGLEQIGRSNFKGFFSFDEKDATIHTTFTIEEIVKACTELSRTKTGALIVVERETKLGEIINTGTRLDSSVSAELIINIFTPNTPLHDGALILRNNKLKSAACFLPLTDNPNLSKELGTRHRAALGITEVSDCISVVVSEETGKISYALNGGLTRNLTPDILRKALNKNLLEKKSVNKKLALWKGKSK from the coding sequence TTGCTGGACACTGTTGCTGTTAATTTTAAAAGCATTTTGGATTTTTTATCTGTATATGTCCCATTTACCCAGCCATTGGAAATACTGCGCTCATTAGTTGACGTAAGTATTGTTTCTTATCTTACTTATAAGCTGATACAGCTTGTAAAGGAGACAAGAGCGTGGCAGTTGGTAAAGGGTATTGTTGTAATACTCATTGTAGCAATGCTCAGTGACTGGCTTAAATTACGCACACTAGCTTATATACTGAACAGAACAATAGAACTTGCGGGATTTGCCCTGGTAGTTGTATTTCAGCCGGAGTTAAGGCGTGGGCTTGAACAGATTGGTAGAAGCAACTTTAAAGGCTTCTTTAGTTTTGATGAAAAGGATGCCACCATACATACAACTTTTACTATAGAAGAAATAGTAAAAGCGTGTACCGAACTGTCAAGAACAAAGACCGGAGCTCTCATTGTAGTTGAACGTGAAACAAAACTCGGTGAAATAATAAATACCGGAACACGGCTTGATTCAAGTGTCAGTGCCGAATTGATAATAAATATATTCACACCCAATACACCGTTGCATGACGGAGCATTAATTCTGCGAAACAATAAATTGAAATCAGCAGCATGTTTTCTTCCTCTTACCGACAATCCAAATCTTAGTAAAGAACTTGGGACCAGACACAGGGCTGCGCTGGGAATTACAGAGGTGTCTGACTGCATATCGGTAGTTGTATCCGAAGAAACAGGAAAAATATCTTATGCCTTAAACGGCGGTTTGACCAGAAATCTTACGCCTGATATTTTACGAAAGGCGCTGAATAAAAATTTACTGGAAAAGAAGTCTGTAAACAAGAAGCTGGCACTTTGGAAGGGGAAATCAAAGTGA
- the istA gene encoding IS21 family transposase has product MKGNYWMEIRNDRKKGLSYTEIARKYHMDPRTAKKYAESDIKPVYQLTGPKPSKLDSYKHQIDLWLEEAPFSAVRIHEKLLEQGCNCKYTIVREYVSSKKQDLNQKATVRFETMPGLQGQVDWGFFENYKVLENGEYKKLYCFLMVLGYSRMRYIEFVTDMSTSTLIRCHVNAFRYFGGYPEEILYDNMKQVVVKRLLKQADSELNRQFEDFAGFYGYKPVLCRPYRGQTKGKVERTVAYVRDNFMTGIKYASLDDLNGQAYAWCNKVNSKVHGTTNERPIDRLRDEMLSPLKREYIIDKINLRRVEKDCLISYAGNKYSVPAEYVGKDVAVIVLQNMLAAYFQGKQISIHKLSYSKNTLNVNKEHYKTMLVKQSFDIENTLLHNPDIVDFPSPKHSLKQYDELMGGVTF; this is encoded by the coding sequence ATGAAAGGAAACTACTGGATGGAAATACGAAATGATCGCAAGAAAGGATTATCTTACACAGAGATTGCAAGGAAATATCATATGGATCCACGTACTGCAAAGAAATATGCAGAATCAGATATAAAACCTGTCTATCAGCTTACTGGTCCCAAACCTTCTAAATTAGACTCTTACAAGCACCAGATCGATTTATGGCTAGAAGAAGCACCATTTAGTGCAGTAAGAATTCATGAAAAGCTTCTAGAACAAGGCTGTAACTGCAAATATACCATAGTCCGTGAGTATGTTTCATCAAAAAAACAGGACTTAAATCAAAAAGCCACTGTCCGATTTGAAACGATGCCTGGACTTCAGGGACAGGTTGACTGGGGATTCTTTGAAAACTATAAGGTACTGGAAAATGGAGAATATAAAAAGCTTTACTGTTTTCTCATGGTTTTAGGGTATTCTAGAATGAGATATATTGAATTTGTAACAGATATGAGTACTTCAACACTAATACGTTGTCATGTAAATGCTTTTCGATATTTTGGAGGATATCCTGAAGAAATATTATACGACAATATGAAACAAGTTGTTGTAAAGCGATTATTAAAACAAGCTGACAGTGAACTCAATAGACAGTTTGAAGATTTTGCAGGATTTTATGGATATAAGCCTGTTCTATGTAGACCATATCGCGGACAGACAAAAGGAAAAGTAGAACGAACCGTTGCATATGTTAGAGACAACTTTATGACAGGTATAAAATACGCTTCTCTCGATGACTTAAATGGACAGGCGTATGCATGGTGTAATAAGGTTAACAGCAAGGTTCATGGAACTACCAATGAACGTCCTATTGATCGATTGAGAGATGAGATGTTATCTCCATTAAAAAGAGAATACATAATAGACAAAATTAATCTTCGAAGAGTTGAAAAAGACTGCCTTATCAGCTATGCCGGTAATAAGTATTCTGTACCAGCAGAATATGTAGGCAAAGATGTGGCAGTCATTGTCCTTCAAAATATGTTAGCTGCATATTTTCAAGGAAAACAAATATCAATTCATAAATTATCATACAGTAAAAACACCTTAAACGTCAACAAAGAACACTATAAAACAATGTTGGTTAAACAGAGTTTTGATATAGAAAACACACTTCTACATAATCCAGATATTGTAGATTTTCCATCTCCAAAACATTCTCTTAAACAGTATGATGAGCTGATGGGAGGAGTAACATTTTGA
- the glmM gene encoding phosphoglucosamine mutase yields the protein MGRLFGTDGVRGVANLELTPKLAYQLGQAGAYVLTGETKHTPKILVGMDTRISGDMLEAALISGICSVGAQVVSLGVIPTPAIAYLTRQYDADAGVVISASHNPFEYNGIKFFNSNGYKLPDAIEDKIEEIILNDGEDLPKPVAQNIGFKCYQENALEDYVNFIKGTITGDLEGIKVAIDCANGASFQAAPMALLDLKADVSVINNEPDGTNINSGCGSTHMQQLQAYVKEIKADIGLAFDGDADRVLAVDENGNIVDGDQIMAIIGLYLKEKGMLSQNTIVATVMSNMGLDIMAKNNGLNIEKTKVGDRYVLEEMLNKGYMLGGEQSGHIIFLDHNTTGDGLLTAVQLLKVLKESGKKLSELAGVMQILPQVLINAKVTNEKKYKYLDDEVIKKMCKELEDEFKGEGRVLIRPSGTEPLVRVMIEGKNKDVITRRAKELVRVIEGRLS from the coding sequence ATGGGAAGATTATTTGGAACTGACGGGGTCAGAGGTGTTGCAAATCTTGAATTGACTCCAAAACTTGCATATCAGCTTGGCCAGGCAGGCGCTTACGTACTTACCGGAGAAACCAAGCACACACCTAAAATTCTGGTTGGTATGGATACAAGAATTTCAGGGGATATGCTTGAAGCCGCACTGATTTCTGGAATTTGCTCTGTGGGAGCTCAGGTTGTCAGCCTTGGAGTAATTCCAACTCCTGCAATAGCGTACCTTACAAGACAGTATGATGCCGATGCAGGTGTTGTTATTTCAGCTTCACATAACCCTTTTGAATATAATGGAATAAAGTTTTTTAATTCCAATGGATATAAATTACCTGATGCTATCGAGGATAAAATTGAAGAAATTATATTAAATGACGGTGAAGATTTGCCTAAACCGGTAGCTCAGAATATTGGTTTTAAATGCTATCAGGAAAATGCTCTTGAAGATTACGTAAACTTTATAAAGGGAACTATTACAGGTGATCTTGAAGGAATAAAGGTAGCAATTGATTGTGCAAATGGGGCATCATTTCAAGCAGCTCCAATGGCATTGCTTGATTTAAAGGCTGATGTAAGTGTTATAAATAATGAACCTGACGGAACAAATATTAACAGCGGGTGCGGTTCTACACATATGCAGCAGCTTCAGGCCTATGTAAAGGAGATTAAAGCTGATATAGGTCTTGCTTTTGACGGTGATGCAGACAGAGTTCTTGCTGTTGACGAAAACGGTAATATTGTAGACGGAGACCAGATAATGGCTATTATCGGCTTATATCTGAAGGAAAAAGGTATGCTGTCTCAAAATACAATTGTGGCAACGGTTATGAGTAACATGGGACTTGATATTATGGCTAAAAATAATGGCCTTAATATTGAGAAAACAAAGGTTGGAGATAGATACGTTCTGGAAGAAATGCTCAATAAGGGATATATGCTTGGGGGCGAGCAGTCTGGCCATATTATATTCCTGGATCATAACACTACAGGTGATGGTCTTTTAACTGCCGTTCAGCTTTTGAAGGTTCTAAAGGAATCAGGCAAAAAGCTTTCGGAGCTTGCAGGAGTAATGCAGATATTACCCCAAGTATTGATAAATGCAAAGGTAACAAATGAAAAGAAATATAAATACCTTGATGACGAAGTAATCAAGAAGATGTGTAAGGAGCTTGAGGACGAGTTCAAGGGAGAAGGAAGGGTTCTTATAAGGCCTTCAGGAACTGAGCCTTTGGTTAGGGTAATGATTGAAGGCAAGAATAAGGATGTTATTACCAGACGTGCAAAGGAACTTGTAAGAGTTATTGAAGGAAGATTGTCATAA